From the Lathyrus oleraceus cultivar Zhongwan6 chromosome 4, CAAS_Psat_ZW6_1.0, whole genome shotgun sequence genome, one window contains:
- the LOC127075159 gene encoding ankyrin repeat-containing protein BDA1-like produces MNKKSGDQLNFSAETGNIELLYAAIQDDPSILENIDTIQFVETPLHISASRGHLEFATEIMNLKPSFGMKLNQQGFSPIHLAMQNGQKAMVSKLVGINKDLVRVKGREGLTPLHFACQNGEVELSAEFLTACPDSIEDVTVRGESALHIAVMNHQFGTLQVLVGWLKENCKTGARMLQNKIFNHKDNAGNTALHISSLRSEPKVTS; encoded by the coding sequence ATGAACAAAAAAAGTGGTGATCAACTGAATTTTTCAGCTGAAACAGGTAACATAGAACTCCTCTATGCAGCAATTCAAGATGATCCATCTATTTTGGAAAATATAGATACAATCCAATTTGTAGAAACTCCTTTACATATCTCTGCATCTAGGGGTCATCTCGAGTTTGCCACTGAAATAATGAACTTGAAACCTTCGTTTGGTATGAAGCTAAATCAGCAAGGTTTCAGCCCCATTCATCTTGCTATGCAAAACGGCCAAAAGGCAATGGTGTCTAAGTTGGTTGGCATCAATAAAGATCTTGTTAGAGTTAAAGGAAGAGAAGGCTTGACTCCACTTCATTTCGCATGTCAAAATGGGGAGGTTGAACTTTCAGCTGAATTCCTCACTGCTTGTCCGGATTCCATTGAAGATGTAACTGTCAGAGGTGAATCTGCATTGCACATTGCTGTTATGAATCATCAGTTTGGGACCCTTCAGGTACTTGTTGGCTGGCTCAAAGAAAACTGCAAGACAGGTGCTAGAATGCTGCAAAATAAAATATTCAACCACAAAGACAACGCAGGCAACACTGCTTTGCACATTTCATCCCTTAGGAGTGAACCAAAGGTAACCTCGTGA
- the LOC127137150 gene encoding uncharacterized protein LOC127137150 has protein sequence MNLESKTALDLARTPEIKKLLIRAKAKPGSKITKAPTLAEQLRFMATIINVQTWIRRIRSNISEDQRNTWLIVATLVATVTYESALSPPGGVFQVSASDDNNMRITPTDEFFSTRGNAGKSILSRDSFMIFSLANMLSFCVSIIAILILTPGGALGLLVIGPVSLFVCCYLIAMPAISPTRANTTILYIPMYSIVFIVLVYLTFITYSDILLKIIKNRYIRSTTQTAVARVSTI, from the coding sequence ATGAACTTGGAGAGCAAAACAGCTTTAGATTTAGCAAGAACTCCAGAAATCAAGAAACTATTGATACGTGCTAAAGCAAAACCTGGCTCAAAAATCACCAAGGCTCCAACACTTGCAGAACAACTAAGATTTATGGCCACAATTATTAATGTTCAAACTTGGATACGTAGAATTAGAAGTAATATTTCAGAGGATCAGCGAAACACTTGGTTGATTGTTGCGACTCTTGTTGCAACTGTAACGTATGAATCAGCACTGAGTCCTCCCGGTGGAGTTTTCCAGGTTAGTGCAAGTGATGACAACAATATGAGAATTACTCCAACAGATGAATTTTTTTCTACCCGAGGAAATGCTGGGAAATCCATCTTGTCAAGAGATAGTTTCATGATTTTTTCATTAGCCAACATGCTTTCCTTTTGTGTATCAATTATAGCAATATTAATTCTGACCCCAGGTGGAGCCCTAGGCCTTCTAGTGATAGGTCCAGtgagtttgtttgtttgttgCTATCTAATTGCTATGCCGGCGATATCTCCAACACGTGCCAACACCACTATTCTTTACATACCTATGTATTCAATTGTATTTATCGTGCTTGTTTATCTTACTTTCATAACATACAGTGATATTCTATTGAAGATTATCAAAAACAGATACATTAGATCCACAACTCAAACCGCTGTAGCCCGAGTTTCGACAATATAG